One stretch of Corallococcus soli DNA includes these proteins:
- the sitA5 gene encoding SitA5 family polymorphic toxin has product MATRLCVAVLLLALLNACATSHGVRLDTGQGRPLEYRPSANSSAKVRAEALEAALTQLVLSAPLTLRSHRQGEWVRASYRGHDVDLGWRGLMSKSFVGLCEPGQRRATCLSLLDDVMGLSEWDKLGVALGLSLEPLKESISSAVEQTLAPQLFYTVIATGLITWAVLAANPEPVFTKAAAVVSALLLIYLGVETFFALVDASQELKRASDRATTWMELEQAGLHFANRVGPEVARVFVLAVTVVVSHGMVGGAALLASRLAMLPSYTEVAAAGAASMGVHLANVGQVGSVAVVENTVVISLPATAIVAVIQGRGGLAAGVGSVGVRSWGSFSGLKNALGPAGKGKQWHHIVEQTEGNVQRFGPNTLHNTENVISIDEGVHRRISSYYSSKDSPFTGAQTVRQWLSGQSFQAQRDFGLKLLRDFGVIP; this is encoded by the coding sequence CTGGCCACCCGGCTGTGCGTCGCCGTCCTGCTCCTCGCCCTCCTGAATGCGTGCGCCACTTCGCATGGGGTGCGCCTCGATACGGGGCAGGGAAGGCCCCTGGAGTACAGGCCCTCCGCGAACAGCTCCGCGAAGGTGCGCGCGGAGGCGCTCGAGGCTGCGTTGACGCAACTGGTCCTGAGCGCGCCCCTGACACTCCGCTCTCACCGGCAGGGTGAATGGGTCCGCGCGTCCTACCGTGGCCACGACGTTGACCTGGGATGGCGGGGGCTGATGAGCAAGAGCTTCGTTGGCCTCTGTGAACCGGGCCAACGCAGGGCGACTTGCCTCTCCCTGCTCGACGACGTGATGGGGCTGAGCGAGTGGGACAAGCTGGGGGTTGCCCTGGGGCTGTCGCTCGAACCGCTCAAGGAGAGCATCTCCTCGGCGGTGGAGCAGACCCTGGCGCCGCAGCTCTTCTATACGGTCATCGCCACGGGACTCATCACCTGGGCGGTGCTGGCCGCCAACCCCGAGCCCGTGTTCACCAAAGCGGCGGCAGTCGTCTCCGCCCTGCTGCTGATCTATCTGGGCGTGGAGACCTTCTTCGCGCTGGTGGATGCAAGCCAGGAGCTGAAGAGGGCCAGTGATCGGGCAACGACCTGGATGGAGCTGGAACAGGCCGGCCTGCACTTCGCCAACCGCGTGGGGCCCGAGGTGGCGCGCGTCTTCGTCCTCGCGGTCACGGTGGTCGTAAGCCACGGAATGGTCGGAGGCGCAGCGCTGCTGGCCTCGCGGCTTGCGATGCTGCCCAGCTACACCGAGGTCGCGGCGGCGGGCGCTGCCTCAATGGGGGTCCATCTGGCGAATGTGGGACAGGTGGGCTCCGTAGCGGTTGTTGAAAACACCGTCGTCATTTCCCTGCCCGCCACGGCGATCGTCGCCGTGATCCAGGGGAGGGGAGGACTCGCGGCGGGTGTCGGTTCTGTCGGCGTGAGGTCCTGGGGCTCGTTCAGTGGCCTCAAGAATGCGCTGGGTCCGGCCGGCAAGGGAAAGCAGTGGCACCACATCGTCGAACAGACGGAGGGCAATGTTCAACGGTTCGGTCCAAACACCCTGCACAACACCGAGAACGTGATCTCCATTGATGAAGGGGTTCACCGGCGGATTAGCTCATACTACTCATCCAAGGATTCTCCCTTCACAGGAGCACAAACTGTGCGGCAATGGCTGAGTGGCCAATCCTTTCAGGCCCAACGCGACTTTGGCTTGAAGCTTCTTCGAGACTTCGGAGTCATTCCGTGA
- the scpB gene encoding SMC-Scp complex subunit ScpB, with product MTTGNGPDDGDETPAPGTPGGPGPFSEEEIAAVTGPGPDDAELDGVEPAAIEEDSDDSVPDLQSSFEKLVSKSRNLSADRIRTVLESVLFVAERPLSVDELYQATGIHRDAITQALDQLSGIHREGISGVVLYEVAGGWQFRTDPHSAEYVRRYLRVKPQRLTRAAVETLAIIAYRQPVTRPELEDIRGVDCGAVLKALMDRKLVKILGKREEVGRPILYGTTREFLEFFALKDLSALPTLREFHELTQEHRDIVEKEVAPPVPVASGTVQALSDPGFTKRMEKNEAASEAALEELEEAMAAAERTQKVSSSALESPPSPVKGDSEGPKPE from the coding sequence GTGACTACCGGTAACGGTCCCGACGACGGTGACGAGACGCCCGCCCCCGGCACGCCCGGAGGCCCCGGCCCGTTCTCCGAGGAGGAGATCGCCGCCGTCACCGGCCCCGGTCCCGACGACGCGGAGCTGGACGGGGTGGAGCCCGCCGCCATCGAGGAGGACTCGGACGACAGCGTCCCGGACCTCCAGAGCTCCTTCGAAAAGCTCGTCTCCAAGAGCCGCAACCTGTCCGCGGACCGCATCCGCACGGTGCTGGAGAGCGTGCTCTTCGTCGCCGAGCGGCCCCTGTCCGTGGATGAGCTGTACCAGGCCACCGGCATCCACCGGGACGCCATCACCCAGGCGCTGGATCAGCTCTCCGGCATCCACAGGGAGGGCATCAGCGGCGTCGTGCTGTACGAGGTGGCGGGCGGGTGGCAGTTCCGCACGGACCCCCACTCCGCGGAGTACGTCCGGCGCTACCTGCGCGTGAAGCCGCAGCGGCTGACGCGGGCCGCCGTGGAGACCCTGGCCATCATCGCCTACCGGCAGCCCGTCACCCGGCCGGAGCTGGAGGACATCCGCGGCGTGGACTGCGGCGCCGTCCTCAAGGCCCTGATGGACCGCAAGCTGGTGAAAATCCTGGGCAAGCGGGAAGAAGTCGGCCGCCCCATTCTTTATGGAACCACGCGCGAGTTCCTGGAGTTCTTCGCGCTGAAGGACCTGTCAGCGCTCCCCACGCTGCGGGAATTCCATGAATTGACCCAGGAGCACCGGGACATCGTGGAGAAGGAAGTGGCGCCGCCCGTACCCGTGGCGTCGGGGACGGTCCAGGCGCTGTCGGACCCGGGTTTCACGAAGCGGATGGAGAAGAACGAGGCGGCCAGTGAGGCCGCCCTGGAGGAGCTGGAAGAGGCCATGGCCGCCGCGGAGCGGACCCAGAAGGTCAGTTCCAGCGCCCTGGAAAGCCCCCCATCACCCGTGAAGGGTGATAGCGAGGGCCCCAAGCCCGAGTGA
- a CDS encoding segregation and condensation protein A, translating into MSEGRKPPPPDDLPPDPDGEGTPRTPADAFRVALPNFEGPLDLLLHLIKEHRVDIFDIPLALITAKYLEYLERMRELNLDIAGEFLVMASTLAHLKSRMLLPRQDAAQVPEGADALAAVEEAQDPRAELVRRLLEYQKYKDAAEHMAKQDILDRDVFTRRVPVEAVPIPDDEIGLQEISVLKLVEALDRVLERLTPKVQHEVVLERVSLSEAILRMAERLRKDGQVVFEALFTEAATRQEVVITFIAMLEMVKRRLIRVSQAEPLGPIQVIPNGDALDTLLPTEVDESDYR; encoded by the coding sequence GTGAGCGAAGGTCGTAAGCCACCACCGCCGGACGACCTCCCTCCGGACCCGGACGGGGAGGGGACGCCGCGCACGCCCGCCGACGCCTTCCGGGTGGCGCTGCCCAACTTCGAGGGGCCCCTCGACCTGCTGCTCCATCTCATCAAGGAGCACCGGGTTGACATCTTCGACATCCCGCTGGCCCTCATCACCGCCAAGTACCTGGAGTACCTGGAGCGGATGCGGGAGCTGAACCTGGACATCGCCGGGGAGTTCCTGGTGATGGCCTCCACCCTCGCGCACCTGAAGAGCCGCATGCTCCTGCCCCGGCAGGACGCGGCCCAGGTGCCCGAAGGGGCGGACGCGCTCGCGGCGGTGGAGGAGGCCCAGGACCCTCGCGCGGAGCTGGTGCGCCGGCTGTTGGAGTACCAGAAGTACAAGGACGCCGCCGAGCACATGGCCAAGCAGGACATCCTGGACCGGGACGTCTTCACGCGCCGAGTGCCGGTGGAGGCCGTGCCCATCCCGGACGACGAAATCGGGCTCCAGGAGATTTCCGTCCTGAAGCTGGTGGAGGCGCTCGACCGGGTGCTCGAGCGCCTGACGCCCAAGGTGCAGCACGAGGTGGTGCTGGAGCGGGTGAGCCTGTCGGAGGCCATCCTCCGGATGGCCGAGCGCCTGCGCAAGGACGGGCAGGTGGTGTTCGAGGCGCTGTTCACGGAGGCGGCCACGCGCCAGGAGGTGGTCATCACCTTCATCGCCATGCTGGAGATGGTGAAGCGCCGCCTCATCCGGGTGTCCCAGGCGGAGCCCCTGGGCCCCATCCAGGTGATCCCCAACGGGGACGCGCTGGACACGCTGCTCCCCACGGAGGTTGACGAGAGTGACTACCGGTAA
- a CDS encoding DUF4388 domain-containing protein, with the protein MEAFTGNLASYRLQLVLPPLYSTPGLEGTLRVERGAVRREFYLRDGHLVGVASTDPREHLAQVLVNLRILEAPRAAAAFEAAEGANLPYGTFLVQRCFVELPQLMEAMEHKAREALFDCYAWESGEVEFTPGLPLSARAVGLRLPLGPLHRDAVARLREWAMFREIFPRLDTTFRVFREFAVETFSEEEDVLLDLAAGGATLGELLASAREAPLFAARWVLHLYRRGALAPHRARGPQVGESTEFTELLALVRAFLSSRKYDHAVALAAQVLERGPVPEAHALYREAEVGLTLALSDELFALDGRLVFEPIPRPAPPDLTADDLYLYSKLRGSRSIRQALRTAAMGELAASRSVHRLMAAGLIRVAPLADGAVEPSSPRRTTTEPYGLNLGDLMGGG; encoded by the coding sequence ATGGAAGCGTTCACGGGAAACCTGGCCAGCTACCGGCTCCAGTTGGTGTTGCCGCCGCTCTATTCGACGCCGGGGTTGGAGGGGACGCTGCGGGTGGAGCGGGGCGCGGTGCGCCGGGAGTTCTACCTGCGGGACGGGCATCTGGTGGGGGTGGCGTCCACGGATCCGCGCGAGCACCTGGCGCAGGTGTTGGTGAACCTGCGCATCCTGGAGGCCCCGCGCGCGGCGGCGGCCTTCGAGGCGGCGGAGGGGGCGAACCTGCCCTACGGCACCTTCCTGGTGCAGCGCTGCTTCGTGGAGCTGCCGCAGCTCATGGAGGCGATGGAGCACAAGGCGCGCGAGGCGCTCTTCGACTGCTACGCCTGGGAGTCGGGCGAGGTGGAGTTCACGCCGGGCCTGCCGTTGTCGGCGCGGGCGGTGGGGCTGCGGTTGCCGTTGGGGCCGCTGCACCGGGACGCGGTGGCGCGCCTGCGCGAGTGGGCGATGTTCCGGGAGATCTTCCCCCGCCTGGACACGACGTTCCGCGTGTTCCGCGAGTTCGCGGTGGAGACCTTCTCCGAGGAGGAGGACGTGCTGCTGGACCTGGCGGCCGGAGGGGCGACGCTGGGGGAGCTGCTGGCGAGCGCCAGGGAGGCGCCGCTGTTCGCCGCGCGGTGGGTGCTGCACCTGTACCGGCGGGGGGCGCTGGCGCCGCACCGGGCCCGGGGGCCGCAGGTGGGCGAGTCCACGGAGTTCACGGAGCTGCTGGCGCTGGTGCGGGCGTTCCTGTCCTCGCGCAAGTACGACCACGCGGTGGCGCTGGCGGCGCAGGTGCTGGAGCGGGGCCCCGTGCCGGAGGCGCACGCGCTGTACCGCGAGGCGGAGGTGGGGCTGACGCTGGCGCTGAGTGATGAGCTGTTCGCGCTGGATGGGAGGCTGGTGTTCGAGCCCATCCCCCGCCCTGCCCCGCCGGACCTGACGGCGGATGACCTGTACCTGTACTCCAAGCTACGGGGCAGCCGGAGCATCCGTCAGGCGCTGCGCACGGCGGCCATGGGGGAGCTGGCCGCGTCGCGGTCGGTGCACCGGCTGATGGCCGCGGGGCTCATCCGCGTGGCGCCCCTGGCGGATGGGGCCGTGGAGCCTTCTTCCCCCCGGCGCACCACGACGGAGCCGTATGGATTGAACCTGGGGGATTTAATGGGTGGGGGCTGA
- a CDS encoding DUF2019 domain-containing protein — translation MNPRKLKSVSIEELVHEYEQGATAYGQALADADSRAANRAHDRIAGAYRELRSRAAASNLLPLLKSEDDNVRSCAAAHALEFAPAQGEPVLIEMATRPGLRRTPAEYALKAWREGTLKFP, via the coding sequence GTGAACCCTCGCAAACTCAAGTCGGTGAGCATCGAGGAACTGGTCCACGAATACGAGCAAGGAGCCACTGCCTATGGGCAGGCCCTGGCCGACGCGGACTCGCGCGCCGCAAATCGTGCCCACGACAGGATTGCGGGCGCCTACCGTGAACTCCGGAGTAGGGCAGCGGCTTCCAACCTCCTGCCACTGTTGAAGAGCGAGGACGACAACGTCCGGTCTTGTGCGGCGGCACACGCGCTTGAGTTCGCGCCAGCGCAGGGCGAGCCTGTGCTGATCGAGATGGCTACCCGCCCAGGTCTTCGGCGGACACCCGCCGAATACGCGCTTAAGGCTTGGCGGGAGGGCACCCTCAAGTTCCCCTGA
- the trpS gene encoding tryptophan--tRNA ligase — protein MRILSGVQSSGRLHIGNYYGAMRQFVQLQDQGEAYYFIANYHALNTVRDPKLAQELTRDAALTYLSLGLDPKKAILFRQSDVKEVAELYWILGTVVPQSNLERAHSYKDKVAQGISPDFGLFAYPVLMAADILLYSADAVPVGKDQIQHIEFARDWAVKFNTQYVPGYDPADPEGKERGHSPGILKLPAAHVQESTATVPGIDGRKMSKSYGNTLELFGEEKDIKKRIMSIKTDSTPVEAPKPTTDAPLYDLLRLMLPAAEFAEVDATWKAGGKGYGDYKKKLLEAFHTTFGPARQRYAELRADTGELERILQDGAQRARAEAHRLMDQVRRAVGIP, from the coding sequence ATGCGGATTCTCTCAGGTGTCCAGTCGTCCGGAAGGCTGCACATTGGCAACTATTACGGAGCCATGCGGCAGTTCGTGCAGCTCCAGGATCAGGGAGAGGCCTACTACTTCATCGCGAACTACCACGCGCTCAACACCGTGCGGGACCCCAAGCTCGCGCAGGAGCTGACGCGCGACGCGGCGCTCACGTACCTGTCGCTGGGCCTGGATCCGAAGAAGGCCATCCTCTTCCGCCAGAGCGACGTGAAGGAGGTGGCGGAGCTGTACTGGATCCTCGGCACGGTGGTGCCCCAGTCGAACCTGGAGCGCGCCCACAGCTACAAGGACAAGGTCGCGCAGGGCATCAGCCCGGACTTCGGCCTCTTCGCCTACCCGGTGCTGATGGCCGCGGACATCCTGCTCTACAGCGCGGACGCCGTGCCGGTGGGCAAGGATCAGATCCAGCACATCGAGTTCGCGCGCGACTGGGCCGTGAAGTTCAACACCCAGTACGTCCCCGGCTACGACCCGGCGGACCCCGAAGGCAAGGAGCGGGGCCACTCGCCCGGCATCCTCAAGCTGCCCGCCGCCCATGTGCAGGAGTCCACCGCGACGGTGCCCGGCATCGACGGGCGCAAGATGTCCAAGTCCTACGGCAACACGCTGGAGCTGTTCGGCGAGGAGAAGGACATCAAGAAGCGCATCATGTCCATCAAGACGGACTCCACCCCGGTGGAGGCGCCCAAGCCCACCACGGACGCGCCGCTCTACGATCTGCTCAGGCTGATGCTCCCGGCCGCGGAGTTCGCGGAGGTGGACGCGACCTGGAAGGCCGGCGGCAAGGGCTACGGCGACTACAAGAAGAAGCTGCTGGAGGCCTTCCACACCACCTTCGGCCCCGCCCGCCAGCGCTACGCGGAGCTGCGCGCGGACACCGGGGAGCTGGAGCGCATCCTCCAGGACGGCGCCCAGCGCGCCCGCGCAGAAGCCCACCGCCTGATGGACCAGGTGCGCAGGGCCGTGGGAATCCCCTGA